A region of the Agrobacterium sp. RAC06 genome:
AAGATTGCCGTGTTTGCCTATGGCCTCAACGTCTTCAGTCACTTCATCCTCGTCGGTCTCGGGCTTCTGCCATATCCTCTGGGGCCGGCGCTTGTCGTCGCGACAATGCTGACGCCGCCCGTCTCCTTCATCGTCGCCGTGATTGCCTATTCGGTCGTCGGCCTTGCGATCTACGACCTTGGCGTATCGCGCCAGCGTTTCGAGACATTGAGCCGAACCGACATGCTGTCCGGTCTGATGAACCGCCGGGCATTCCTCGACACGTTCGAGGCCGCGCGTGGGCCGGTGGCTCTGATCCTGCTCGATATCGATCGTTTCAAGTTGGTCAATGACACTCTCGGTCACAAAGCGGGTGACGACGTCATCGTGCAAACGGCGAACTGCCTGACGAATGTCCTCGGCCCGGATGAGGCCATTGCCCGCATCGGCGGCGAGGAGTTTGCCGTCCTCTTGACCGGGCAGGGGACGGAGCGAGCGATGGAGATCGCCGAAGCGATCCGCGCATCTGTCGAAGGCATGGGTTTGGAAATTTCAGGGCGGCCTGTTTCGATTTCCGTGTCTGCCGGGGTCTCCGACGGCGTCGCCGAACTCGGCTTCAGCGAGCTGTTTTCAGGCGCCGACCGCGCCCTTTATCTCGCCAAGGCCAGCGGGCGGAACCGAATCGTGCATGCGAAAGATGTCCCTGTGGCACCTTTCGCGGCTCCGGTTTCTGACGATGGTCAATCCGCCGTGAACCTGTCGCGGCTCAGCGCCTGATTAATCTCATCCGTTAACTTTCTCTGTCTTTTCATCGGCTTCGTCCGATAACCTCAAGTCTTTGTTTGGCTTGCAGGGCAGGCGCTTTCGCGACCAAATTAACGAAAGTAAACGGTTCATTAACCTTAATGTTGTTCAACTGATCTGACAAAGCCGGATCAGTCGGTGCGATTGCCGGTCGAATTTTAGATTTTGCGAGGCGTAGATGAGTGGCAAGCATGTCGCGGTTTTGATGGGTGGATTGTCCTCCGAGCGGCCTGTGAGCTTGTCCTCTGGCAACGCCTGCGCTTCGGCTCTCGAGGGTGAGGGCTTCAAGGTCACGCGCGTTGATGTCGGTCGCGATATCGGTCGTGTCCTCGAAGATCTGAAGCCGGATGTCGCCTTCAATGCGCTGCATGGTCCCTATGGCGAAGATGGCACCATTCAGGGCGTGCTTGAATATCTCGAGATCCCCTACACCCATTCCGGCGTGCTTGCGTCGGCACTTGCCATGGACAAGAAACAGGCGAAGATCGTGGCCGCCCAGGCCGGCATTCCTGTCGCCGAAGCCATGGTCATCA
Encoded here:
- a CDS encoding GGDEF domain-containing protein codes for the protein MFDLVHVWVIRQLTLGEFSSRQAVLWKAVAMAAKIAVFAYGLNVFSHFILVGLGLLPYPLGPALVVATMLTPPVSFIVAVIAYSVVGLAIYDLGVSRQRFETLSRTDMLSGLMNRRAFLDTFEAARGPVALILLDIDRFKLVNDTLGHKAGDDVIVQTANCLTNVLGPDEAIARIGGEEFAVLLTGQGTERAMEIAEAIRASVEGMGLEISGRPVSISVSAGVSDGVAELGFSELFSGADRALYLAKASGRNRIVHAKDVPVAPFAAPVSDDGQSAVNLSRLSA